In Nitrospirota bacterium, the genomic window CCCAGTTTTTCATGGTCAGCTCCGACATGGGACAGGTGCTGCAAGCCCCGATGAGCCTGACATACACAACCCCGTCCCGGACGTCCACAAGCTCGATGTCTCCGCCTTCGGC contains:
- a CDS encoding NifU family protein produces the protein MRHKVEEVLEKIREGLKAEGGDIELVDVRDGVVYVRLIGACSTCPMSELTMKNWVETNLKKEVPEIEAVRAV